CTCGGTGACGCTCCAGTTGAACGAGTCGTAGCTGTTCCACCCCATCGGCGGGGTCGAGGCCGTGCCGTTGTCCCACGCCTGCGCCCGTTCCGGCGGGCCGACCGCGAGACCGAAGGCGAGCAGCAGCCACACGATGGCCACGGCCGGGCGTACCTTGACGAGCTTCATCTGACCCTCCAGAGAAGACATACACCCGGCTCTATGTCATTGGTTGGCGCCGATGTTACCGGTCACATCCGCACTGTCAAGCGCCCCCGAGGCGCACCACCCTGGTCCACTCGGGCGGCCACTCCGTCGCCGGGCCCTCCCGTGGAAACAGGCCCACCACGGTCCGGCAGGCCGGCCGCGCGGCGCGCGGCAGCCCGTACCCGGTCGGGCACCAGCGCCGCCGCGACCAGCGGATGGAGCCGGTCGGCGTCGATCAGCCCGGCGCGCAACAACTCCAGGTCGGGCAGCGTCCACGTCGCCGCGTCGGGCAGCACCGGCGCGGTGTCACCCCGTGCCGTGGCCGGCCCGACCCGCAGCAGCAGCCGCCGCCGGCCCCACAGCCGTACGGTCACCGTTCCCGCGGTGCGCCCCTGGGCGCGGAGCAGGATCGCCGCCTCGGCCGCCCACCTGTCGACGGCGCAGCCGCGTTCCCGCAACGGATCCGCGGACGGCACGGCCGGTCGGTCCGCACCGCACCGGGTCCGCAGCTCGTCGCTGCGGCGCGCGTCCCACAGATGGCGGTGCAGGTCGAGCCGGAACCGCCGGTCGGGATGCGGATGCGGGTGGCGGCACGGGCCGGCCCGGTCCCACAGCGCGAGGCTGATCCGCTGGCCGGCGTCCGCCCAGCCCGGCGGGGTCCGCACCACCAGGTGCACCACGCCGTCGCCCGTGTCGTACCGGGCCAGCGCAATAGTCACCCCGGGCGCAGCAACCCGTCGGGAGCGACCCGCGGCAGGTGCCAGCGCAACAGGTCGGGAGCCAGCTGCCGCAGGTCGGCCCGGACCATGGCAGCCAACTCCCGGCCATGGTCGCGCGCCAGCGAGCGCAGACTAAGATCGACATCGACGCGTGCGGCGGCGCACGCGCCCGCCCGGTCCCCGACGCGGCGGCGCGCGGTCGCGGACTCGACCATGGACGGCGGCACGGCGTACTCGCGCACGCGCAACCAGAATGAGAGGCGAGAATCCGCAGTCGCGGCCCGGGAGCGCATCAGCACTCACCTGTCGCGAGCGGGACCCCCAATCTGCGAACAGAAGGAGTCATCATCGCCGACCAGCATAGCGCAGAGGGCGGGCTCCGGCATGATCGTGAATGATTCGCGTCGTCCCAGCGACCCGAATCCTTCACGATGACGTCGCGACCGTCGACCTACGTGGCCGCGCTGGCCGACGCGCTGCTCGCCGAGCCCGACGTCGAGCCGCTGGCGCTTTCCAAGGCGCCATTGTGGCGCTGGCGCAGCCGCCACTATGGGTTGGATCTTACTTGGTGGGCCATACCGGGATCTTGTGCCCGGCTATGTCGGGCATTTCCACCCGCAAGATCTCTCTGTGCCCCACCAAGAAAGATCCGAAGGCAGCAAGGAACGCAAGCCGCTTCGGCGTCAAGATGGCGTCAGGATTTGGGCGTGCGGCGCGGATTCGCGGGCCACGTCGATGCCGGCGCCGTACCGTCGAGGTGTGCCCATCTGGTTGACCCGGGACCGGCTCGCCCTCCTGCTGGCCGGGCTCGCGCCGCTCGCCGTCGCCGCGGTGCTCCTGCCGTTGCGCGGCAGCTTGGAGAACACCCACGTCGCCCTCATCATGGTGGCCGTCGTGGTGGCGGTGGCGGCCTTGGGCAACCGGGTGGCCGGTTACCTGGCGGCGGGGTTCGCGGGGCTGTGGTTCGACTTCTTCTTCACCCAGCCGTACCAGCGTCTCACCATCGACGTACGGTCCGACGCCGAGACCCTCGTGCTCCTGCTGATCGTCGGGGTCGCGGTGACCGAGCTCGCGGTGTGGGGGCGCCGGCAGGCGGCCGCCGCCAGCCGCGACGCCGGTTACCTGGCCGGCATCCAGGCGGCCGCGACGGTCGGCGCCGTCGGTGGCTCGTCCCACGATCTCATCCGGCAGGTGTCCGACCAGCTGGTCACCACCCTGGAGCTGCGGGGCTGCCGCTTCCAGCGGGGCGTGGCCGGCCTGGGCAACCCGCCGAGGCTGCAGCGCGACGGCTCCGTCACCTGGCACCGCGCCGCGTGGGACGCCGACCGCGAGGGGCTGCCCGCCGAGGAAGAGACCGAGCTCCTGGTGGAGAGCGGAGGTCGCCTGCACGGCCGGTACCTGCTCACCGCGACCCCGCACCGGCCGCTGTCGCCGGAGCGGCGCCGGGTCGCGGTCACCCTCGCCGACCAGGTCGGCGCGGCCCTCGGGTGAGCTAGTACACCTCCACCTTGCCGGTGGGGCGAGGGCTGTAGGAGTCGTTGAAGAAGTACTCGCCCTTCTCGGTGAAGGTGTATTGGAACGACTCGCCGGGCCGCAGCCGTACGTCGAAGAGGCCCTCGAAGAACTGCGTCGCGCCGTGCTCGTTGGCGTTGTCGGCCGGGTTGACGAACGTGACCGTGGTGCCGACCGGTACCCGCAGGTGGGTCGGGGCCATCGCGTTCATGGCGGTGGACTCGGTGGTGCCGACCTGGCCGGTCGTCGCGTTGTATGTGCGGGCGAGCACCACCGTGTTGTTGACGGCGCTGCCCTCGACCGGTCCGCCGGCGACCGGCCGGCGGATGACCGGCGGTGGCGGGGTGGGGGCCGGCGGGACGGTGCCGCCGAGCCGGAACGCCCACAGGAAGTCGCCGCGGGGCGCCGACTCGCCGTACGGGATGCCGGTGCCGCCGGCGTACACGGCGATGTACTGGACACCGTCCACTTCGTACGCGATGGGGCTGCTGCTGATCGAGGCGCCGGTCTGGAAGCGCCACAGTTCCCGCCCGGTGCGGGCGTCCAGGCACAGCAGGTTGCCGTCCGGCTGTCCGATGTAGAGCAGGTCGCTGGCGGTGGTGAGGATGCCGTTGCCGTGCGCGAGGGAGTACGGCATGCGCTTCTTCCAGCGCACCTTGTTGGTGCCGGGGTCGACGGCGACGATGCCGCCGGTCTGGTATTCGCCGGGTGGCCGCAGCCCGTTGCTGGCCTCGGTGAGCGAGTGCGCGGCGGCGACGTACCCGAAGCCGGTGTAGACCAGTCCGGTGCTGTGGCTGAAGGACTGGTGGTTCCAGTCGGCGCCGCCGCCGTGGCCGGGGATGGACAGGATCGGTACGTCCCAGTGCGGGTCGTAGAGCGCGCCTTTCACGTAGTTGGGTACGGCCCGGTTGGGCTCGCCCGGTACGGAGGTGCCGAGCGGCTGGTCGACGACGCGCTGCTCGGTCCAGCCGCCCTGGCGCGGGAACGGCTGGGTGGGCCAGGTCTTCTGGCGCGGCTCCTGCGGGACGGGCACCTCGTCGATGCCGAGCGGGGCGGAGCCGTCGGTGCGGTCGAGGATGAAGTACATGCCGGACTTGCTGCCGTACACGACGAGCTTGCGCATCCGGCCGCGGACGCGCACGTCGACGAGGACCGGCGACATGCTGTTGTCCATGTCCCAGATGTCGTGGTGGACGGACTGGAAGTGCCAGCGGTACGCGCCGGTCTTCAGGTCCAGCGCGACGATGGAGTTGGCGAAGAGGTTCTGCCCGCCACGGCGCGAGCCGTCCTGGGAGGAGTTGCTGCCGTGAGCGCGGCGGCGCGCGGGCTGTCGTGCGTGCCGCAATAGAGCATGCCGTCGTGGTAGGTGACGGCGACCTTCTCCATGCTGCCGTAGCCGGTGACCTGCTTCTCCCACACGACCTGGCCGGTCTCCTGGTCGAGCGCGATGAGCCAGCTGCCCCGGCCGTGGGTGAAGACCATGCCCTGGCCGACGGCCACGCCGCGGCGGGTGAGCGTGCCGCGGGTCTGCTGGTACGTCCACTTCGTCGCGCCGGTGGCGCCGTCGACGGCGACGGCGGTGCTCTGGTTGGTGCCGGTGTCGACGCCGCCCTCGATCTGGTTGAGCCAGGCGCCGCCGAGGCGCGACACGTTGCCGCGGTGGACGCGGGACAGCGCGGAGTAGTTCTGGTTGCCGAGGTTGCCGCCGACCTTGGGGAAGTCGCGGCCGCCGGGGGTGCCGCAGGCCGGCATGCCGGAGGCGGCGGCCGCTGGCGAGGCGGGAGTGACGGACAGGCCGACCGCCGTCGCGGCGGCTCCTTTGAGGACGTGTCTACGTTGGACCATGGTTCCCCTTAGAGGCCGAGGTAGATCTGGCGGACCCGGGGGTCCTCGCGGAGTTGTGCGGAGGTGCCGGTCATCGCGACGGCGCCGTTCTCCATGACGAGGCACTCGGTGGTCACCTCGAAGGTGAGCTTGGCGTTCTGCTCGACCAGCAGGATGGCCAGGCCGTCGCGGTTGAGCTTCTGCAGCACGGCGACGATGTCCTCGACGAGCTTGGGCGACAGGCCCATGGAGGGTTCGTCGAGGAGCATCAGGCGGGGCGCGGACATGAGCGCGCGGCCGATGGCGAGCATCTGCTGCTGGCCGCCGGACAGTGCCCCGGCGAGCCGGTGGCGCATGTCCTTCAGGACGGGGAAGAGGGTGTAGACCTCGTCGAGGGTGTCGAGTGTGGACCCCTTCCAGGGCTTGATGTACGCGCCGAGCAGGAGGTTCTTCTCTACCGGCAGGCCCGGGAAGACGTGCCGTCCCTCGGGCACGTAGCCGATGCCGTACCGGACCATCTTGCGGCCGGGCACGCGGGTCAGGTCGTGCTCGCCGAAGCGGATGGAGCGGACGGTCCGCGGCACGAGGCCCATGAGCGCCTTGAGGGTGGAGGTCTTGCCCGCGCCGTTGGCGCCGATGATGCCGACGGACTGGCCGGCGGCCACGGTGAAGCCGATGTCGTGGGCGGCCCGAACTCCTCCATAGTGGACGGAGAGGCCATCCACGGCGAGCGCGGTCATGACGCCACCTCCGTCGGCACGTCGATGACGGTCGAGTCGCCCAGGTACGCCTCGACCACCTCCGGCTTGACGGCCACCTCGGCGGGCGGGCCGTCGGCGATCACGCGCCCGTTCGCGAACACGGTGACCCGGTCGCACAGCGACATGACCAGCCCCATGTTGTGCTCGATGACGACGACGGTGACGCCGGAGGCGCGGATCGACCGGACGATGTCGCCGAGCTGCCGTACCTCCTCGCCGTTGAGGCCGGCGGCCGGCTCGTCGAGCAGCAGCAGGCGGGGCGCGGCGGCCATCGCGCGGGCGATCTCGACCCGGCGCTGGATGCCGTACGGCAGGGCACCGGGCAGGCTGTGCGCGAAGGCAGTCAGGCCGAAGCGGGCCAGGATCGCGTCGGCGTCCGCGCGCAGCGCCCGGTCGTGCCGCCAGACGCCGACCTGCCACAGGGCGTACCGCCAGATGCTGCGGGTGCGGGTGCGGTCCAGGGCGACCAGGACGTTCTCCCGGACGCTGAGCGCGCCGAACAGCCGCAGGTTCTGGAACGTGCGGGCGATGCCGGCCTGCGCCAGCCGGTACGGCGGGGCCGCGGTCACGTCGTGTCCGGCCAGGAAGACGCGCCCGGCGGTCGGCTTGTAGAGGCCGCTGACCACGTTGAACAGCGTGGTCTTGCCGGACCCGTTGGGGCCGACGATGCCGCGGATCTGGCCGGCGTCGACCTCCAGCGAGACGTCCTGCAGCGCCTTGACGCCGCGGAAGTGCTTGCTCACCGCGTCGATCCGCAGCATCACGCCGGTGTCCGACGTGGACGCCTCGTCGTACGGCTGGAAGGGGCCGAGGGTGGCGGCGCCGGCCGGACCGCCGCGCAGCCAGCCGCGCCGGCGCAGCAGGGCCGCCAGCCGGGTCGGCAGGCCGGCCAGCCCGGTGGGCGCGAACACGACCGTCAGCACCACGATGGAGCCGTACGCGACCTGGGCGTACGTCGGGTAGTCGACGAGCAGCTCGCGGACCAGCGCCAGCCCGATCGCGCCGACGACGCAGCCGACCAGGCTCTGCCGCCCGCCGATGATCACCATCGCGAGCAGCAGGAACATGTTGGCGATACTGAACGTCTCCGGCGCCACGTACCGGATCAGCCCGGCGTAGAGCACGCCGGCCAGTCCACCGTAGACGCTGGCGAGCAGGAACGCGGTCATCCGCAGCATTGGCACCTCGACGCCGACCGCGCCGGCGGCGAGGTCGTCGTCGCGCATCGCCCGCATCCGCCGGCCCAGCGGCGTGCGGACCACGAACAGGCCGAACGCGAGCGCGAGCGCGAACACGACCAGTTCGACGTAGTAGAACAGGTACTCGCTGGAGAGGTCGACGCCGGGCAGCTCCGGGCGCGGGATGCCGGTGATGCCCTCCGCTCCCCCGGCGACCTGCGCGTTGGTGACCCAGTTGGTGAACGCCAGGGCCAGGCCGAGCGTGACGATGCCGAGGTAGTGCGACTGCATGCGCAGCGCCGGCGTACCCACGAGAAGGCCGACCGCGGCGGCGGCCAGGACGGCGACGGCGGCCGCGGTCCAGAAGCCCCATCCGCTCTTGGTGGTGAGGATGGCGGTGACGTAGGCGCCGACGCCGAAGAACGCGACCTGGGCCAGGTTGATCTGGCCGGCGATGCCCATCGCGAGGCCGAGCCCGACGGCCAGCAGGGCGTACAGGATCATCACGTTGACCACGTGGATCGCGTACGAGTCCAGTTGGTACGGCAGCAGCCAGGCGGCCACACCGAGCACGGCGATGCCGCCGCCGACCCGCCAAGAACTGTGGTACCTCACGCGCGGTTCACCGTCCTCTCGCCGAAGATGCCGGTCGGCCGGATCATGATGATCACGGTGAACACGAGGAACAGGACCAGTTCGGAGTACCCCTGGAAGTGGCCGGCCGCGTAGGAGTCGAGCACCCCGATGGCCAGGCCGCCGACGATGGCGCCGGGGATGCTGCCGAAGCCGCCGAGGATCGCCGCGGCGAAGCCCTTGATGCCCAGCGTGCCGCCCATGGCGGGGCTGACGTACAGCAGCGGGCCGACCAGCCCGCCGGCGAGCGCCGCCAGCCCTGCGCCGATCATGAACGCGACCGCGTTGCTGCGCCCGACGTGGATGCCGACGGCGGTGGCCGCCTGGTGGTCCATCGCGACGGCCTGCATGGCGGCGCCGCGCTTGGTGCGCTGCAGGAAGAGCACGAGCACGGCGGTCGCCGCCGCCGCGATGGCCAGCACCACCAGGTCGTACGTGCGGATCCGGATGCCGAACACGTCCAGCGGTGCGCCGGGCACCGGGGAGCGCACGGCCCGCCCGGTCGCGCCCCAGATGATGATCGCCAGGGCCTCCAGCACGATGCCGAACCCGATGGTGCCGATCAACATCAGGTCGAAGTCCTTGTTCTCCAGCGGGCGCAGCACCCGCTCGATGACGATGCCGATCAGGCCGGTCACGATCAGGGCGATCACCATCGCCACCGCGAACGGCAGCTTCGCGGACAGGTAGAAGGTGGAGGCGAAGTACGCGCCGATCATCACCACGTTGCCGTGCGCGAAGTTGACCAGGCCCATGGTGCGGTAGACGAGCGAGAAGCCCATCGCCACGAGCGCGTAGATCGCGCCGAGGCTGAGCCCGCCGATGAACGTCTGGATAGTGACTTGCATGGTTCTCCCTGTGGAGCCACCGGGGCGGCCGGGAGCCGGCCGCCCGCGGGGTTGACGTCAGCCGGCCGCGGCGACCAGCTTGCCGCCCGTGATGGTCCCGATCGAGGTGGCGAAGATGCCCACCCCGGTGTCGTCGTAGGCGAAGTCGCCCAGCAGGCCCTGGTGCTTGGTGGCCCGGATGGCGTCGGCGAGGGCCTTGCCGGTGGCCACGTTGCTGTTCTTCAGCGCGGTCAGCATGATCTGCGCCCCGTCGTACGCCTTGGCGCCGTGCATCTCCGCGTCCTCCCCATGGGCGGCCTGGTACGCGGCGGCGAACGTGCGGGAGGCGTCGTCGATGTCGTTGCTCAGGTACGGCGAGCTGACGATGGTGCCCTCGACGTTCGCGGCGCCGGCGGTGTCGAAGAAGACCGGGGTGCCCTGCGGCGCGGCCCCGGCGAACGGCACCTTGATGCCGAGGTCGCGAGCCTGCTTGACGATCAGCCCGGACTGCACCTCCTCGGCGCCGACGAAGATGACCTGCGGGTTCTTCTGCCGGATGTTGGTCAGCGCCGCGCTGAAGTCCTTCTGGTCGTTGGTGACGACCTGGTCGGTGACCGGCTTGACGCCCCGGGCCGCCAGCGCCTTGGTGAACGCGTCGTGCTCGCCCTTGCCGAACGAGCCGTTGTTGGTGATCATCGCGATGTTCTTGAGGCCCTTGGTGTCCACGATGTACTTGGCGAGCGTCTCGTCGTACGTCGTGCTCGTCGGGCCGTTCAGGAACAGGAACGGGCTCTTCACGGCCACCAGGCCCGGCGACTGCCCGGACGTGATGTTCGGGATCTCCTCCTGCTGCAGGATCGGCGCCATCGCGATGGTCACCGCGCTCTCGGCGGTGCCCAGCATCGCGATGTAGCCCTCGCTGGCTATCTTGCGGGCCAGGTTGGTGCCGACCGTCGGGTCACCCTGGTCGTCGAAGACGCCCAGCTCGATCTGCCGGCCGTTGATGCCGCCGGCCTTGTTCCACTCGTCGACGGCCAGCTTGACGCCTTTGAGCTCCCAGGCGCCCAGCGAGCTGAGCTGTCCACTTTGGGCGTTCACCACCGCGATCTTGATGGGGCCGTCGTTCGACGATCCGGACTCCTCGTCCTCGCCCGGGGCCGAGCAGGCCGGCAGCGCGAGCGTGGCGGCGGCCACAGTGGACAGTATGGCGAAACGTCGCCGGGTGAGCAGGGACATGACACATCACCTCTCGAAGACGCCTTGGTAGATGTCCTTGATGTTCCAGTGCCCGGGGGTCGGCACCGGCTCGTTGACCATCGGCACGTCCAGCACCGCCGTGCGGCGGGCGGATACGGCGGCGCGGAGCGCCGCGCCGAGCTCGTCCGCGGCGGCGACGGTGTACCCGTCGGCGCCGCAAGCCCGGCCGTATGCGGCGAAGTCGGGGCTGTACGGCTCACCGTCCGGCCCGACGAAGTCGCAGCCGAAGCTGCGACCGAAGTTGCTGGCTTGCAGGTCCGAGATGGTGCCGTGGGACCGGTTGTTCATCACTACGAAGATCACCGGGGCGCCCTGCTCGACGGCCATGGGTACGGCCGGCAGTTGGGCGCTCATCCCGCCGTCGCCGACGAGCGCGACGACCGTGCGCTCCGGCTGGGCGATCTGCACGCCGACCGCGGCCGCCGGGCCGAAGCCCATGGTGGACGCGCCGCCGGGCGTGACGAACCGGCCCGGCGCGGGCAACTCGTAGCACTGCGCCACGCCGTTCTTGTTCCAGCCGACGTCGGTGACGAGCACGGCGTCGGCGGGCAGGGCGGCGCGCAGGTCGGCGAGGATCCGCTCGGGCCGCAGCGGAAACTGGTCGCTGCGCCCGCGTTCGCGGCTGCCGGCGAACAGGTCCGTGCGGGCCGCGCGGATCCGCTCGCGCAGTTCGGGCCGGCACACCGGCTCGGGCTGCCGGGCGCGGACGGCGGTGCCGATCGCCTCGACGGCGTGGTTGACGTCGGCGACCGCGCCGATCTCGACCGGGTAGTTGCGGCCGATCTCGGCCGGGTCGAGGTCGACCTGGATCAGCCGGCTCGGCGGGAAGCGCCAGGTGTAGCGCGGATCCCAGGAGCTGGCGTCGGTCTCGGCGAAGCGGGTGGCGAGCGCCAGCACGACGTCGGCCTCCCGGGCGTACTCGTTGGTCAGGTCCAGGCCCCAGAAGCCGGTCATGCCGAGCACCAGCGGGTGCTCGTCGGGGATCGCGCCCTTGGCCATCAGCGAGTGGGCGACCGGGATGTCGAGGTGCTCGACCAGCGCGCGCAGGGCCGCGGCGCCGCGCTCGCGGCGCAGGCCACCGCCGAGGTAGACCAGCGGGCGCCGGGCGCCCACCAGGGCCGCCGCGATGCGGTCCGCGACACCCTCCGCCAGCGCCGGCGGCTCCGCGTCTTGCACCAAGGGGTACGGCGTGGCCGTCACCGGGCGCGAGAAGTGGTCCATCGGCACGGTGAGCAGGACGGCGCCGGGCCGCCCGGAGGTGGCGGTCCAGAACGCCCGCTCGGTGCAGCGGGCCAGGTCCTCCACCCGGTGCACGGTCCACGCGCGCTTGACGAACGGGCGGAAGATGGCCGCCTGGTCGGCGTCGGCGTGCAGGTTCACCTCCTGGTGCGGGTGCCGGCCGTAGAAGTAGGACGGGATGTCGCCGGAGATGACGACCAGCGGCACCGAGTCCAGGGCGGCGGTCAGCACGCCGGTGACCGCGTTGGTCAGGCCGGGGCCGACGTGGGTGAGCAGCACGCCGGGCCTGCCGGTGGCGCGGGCGTACCCGTCGGCGGCGTGCGCGGCGGCCTGCTCGTGGCGGCTGATGACGAACCGGATCTTGCTGCGGCCGAGCGCGTCCAGCAGGGCGATGTTGGTGTGCCCGCACAGGCCGAAGACGACCTCCACGCCGTACGACTCCAGCTGGGCAACCATCGCCTCGGCCCCAGTGGTCATGACTGTCCTTTCTGGCCGGTCCACAGCGAGATGTCGCGCAGCATCAGGGTTTTCACGACGGTGTATTCCTCGACCATGTGGCGGGGCGACTCGCGGCCGAAGCCGGAGTCCTTGACGCCGCCGAAGGGCACGTGGTCGAGGCGGAAGTTGGAGGAGCCGTTGACGACCAGGCCGCCGACCTCGAGGTCGCGCCAGGCGGCGACGATGCGCCGGACGTCGTGGGTGAACAGGCCCGCCTGCAGCCCGTACCGGCTCTCGTTGCAGGTCTCTACGACCGCGTCGAAGTCGTCGTACGGCAGGACGCTCACCAGGGCGCCGAAGACCTCCTCGGTGACCACCGCCGCGTCCGCGGGCGGCCCGGCCACCACCGTCGGGGTGACGGTGGCGCCGTCGCGCTTGCCGCCGGTGGTGACCACCGCGCCGCCGGCGGCCGCCGCCGCGGCCCAGCGGACCACCCGTTCGGCGGCCTCGTCGTCCACCATGGACCCGACGTCGGTGGCCGGGTCCAGCGGGTCGCCGACCACCAGCGTCCGGACGCCGTCGGTGAACGCGCCGACGAACTCGTCGTACCGGGAGCGCTGGACGTAGACCCGCTGCACGGAGATGCAGCTCTGCCCGGAGTTGCTGTACCCGGTCCGGGCGCAGACCCGCGCCGCGTACCCGATGTCGGCGTCCTCGCACACGATGGTGGCCGCGTTGCCGCCCAACTCCAGGACCAGGCGCTTGGCGCCGGCGGCCCGCGCCACCGCGGCGCCGGTCGCGGCGCTGCCGGTGAAGCTGATCACGGCGACCTCCGGCGCGGCGCACAGCGCGGCGCCGACCTGGGCGCCGCCGTGCAGCACCTGCACCGCCTCGGGCGGCATGCCGGCCTCCAGCAGCAGCGCGACCAGCGCGGCGGAGACCGCGGGCGCCTGCGGGGGCGGCTTGACGATGGTGCTGTTGCCGGCCGCGAACGAGGCGGCCAGCTTGTGCGCGAGCAGGTTGGCCGGCGCGTTGAACGGCGTGATCGCCAGGGCCACCCCGGCCGGCGCCCGGTACGTCAGGGCGGTGTTGCCGACGCCGCGCGCCCAGCCGGCGACCGGCAGCACCTCGCCGCCGATCCGGCGGGCCTCGGCGGCACAGACGGCGAACGTGTCGGCGACCCGGTCCATCTCCCCGCCGCCGTCCTTGACCGGCTTGCCCAGCTCCAGTGCCAGCAGCCGGGCGAACTCGTCGCGCCGGGTCGCCACCAGGGCCGCCGCGCGCTCCAGCACGTCGGCGCGGTCGGCAGGAGCGAGCCGGGCTACCGCCCTGGCGCCGCGCCGGGCGTACGCGCGGGCGGCCTCGACCTGGTCCAGGTCTGCCTGGCGGACCTTGCTTACCACCCTACGAACCCACGGGCCGGTCCGCTCGGACCACTCGCCGGTCGCGGTCCACTGGCCAGCGACCAGGCAACTGGCCTCGACGACCGAGCTGTCGGGCATCGTCGCCTCCTTTGGCATGGCCACTAGATGTGGTCCGCTAGATGGTACTCCTAGACCGTTCTCCGGACTAGGTGTAACGTACGGGCGGCAAGGCCCCCTGGCAATGGCCGGTTCCGAAACTGTTACGCGGACGTGAAGCCGTCCCGGGAGGCACGAGAGCATGGAGTCCGTGAGCAAACAGCAAGCACCGACGCAGCGGTCCGACGCCGCCGAGGCGTCCGAGACCGGCGGCGTGCGCAGCGTGCAGCGGGCCATGGACATCCTGTCGCTGCTGACCGAGACCCGCCCGGTGGTGAGCATCCGGGAGATCGTCGAGGCGACCGGGCTGGCCAAGACCACCGTGATCCGGCTGGTGCAGACCCTGGAGCAGGCCGGCCTGCTCTGGGCCACCGACAAGGGCTACACCGCCGGGCCGGGGCTGTGGCGCTGGGCGCACCTGGCCAAGCGGGCGTGGGAGCTGCCGCCGGAGACCCAGCAGATCATGCGCGACCTGGCCGCCCGGCAGCGGGAGACGGTCAACCTGTACGTCGCCCGCGACATCTACCGGGTGTGCGTGGCGCAGCAGGAGAGCCCGCAGCCGCTGCGGCACGTCGTGCAGGTCGGCGACGAGCTGCCGATGTGGGCCGGCGCCTCCTCCAAGGTGCTGCTGCGGGACGCCACGCCGGCGCTGCTGACCCGGGTGGCCCGCAGCTCCCCGTACGGGGAGTCGCATGTGGACACCCTGCGCGGCTGGGTCGACGCCGTCCTGACCACCGGCTACGCCACCAGCGCCGGCGAGCGCGAGGCGGGCCTGTCCGCCGTCGCCGTACCGGTCACCGGCCGGTCGGTGGCGGTGGTCGCCGCGCTGTCGCTGAGCGGCCCGACGATCCGCTTCACCGACGACCGGATCGCCGAGTTCGTCGACGACCTCAAACGCGTCGCGGCGCGCATGTCCGAGCGGGGCTTCGACCATCCCCTCGCGACGGTCTAAGGGAGTACGCGCATGCCTGACCGACCGCTCAGCGGTGTCCGGGTCCTCGACCTGACCAACGTCCTCGCCGGGCCGTACTGCAGCTATCAGCTGATGCTGCTCGGCGCGGAGGTGGTCAAGGTCGAGCTGCCGGGCCACGGCGACCTCGCCCGCGGCCTCGGCCCCGAGCCCGAGCTCAACGCCGCCGGCATCGGCGCCTCGTTCCTGGCCCAGAACGCCGGCAAGAAGTCGGTGGAGCTCGACCTCAAGGACGCCGGCGACCGGGCCCTCTTCGAGGACATGCTGCGCGGGGCGGACGTGCTGCTGGAGAACTTCCGGGCCGGGACGCTGGGCCGGATCGGCTACCCCTGGGAGCGCCTGCGCGACATCAACGACCGGCTGGTCTACTGCGCCATCTCCGGCTTCGGCCAGAGCGGCCCGATGAGCCAGGCACCGGCGTACGACCAGGTCATCCAGGGCCTGTCCGGGATGATGAGCATCACGGGTACGTCCGAGACCGCCCCGCTGCGGGTCGGCTTTCCGGTCTGCGACTCGGTCGGCGGGCTGGCCGCCGCGCTCGCGATCGCCGCGGCGCTCGCCGGCCGGGCCCGCACCGCGCGCGGCAGCTACCTGGACGTGTCCATGCTGGAGGCGTCCCTGTCCGCCATGGGCTGGACGGTCTCGAACTACCTCGTCAGCGGCGTGCCGCCCGAGCCCATGGGCGACCAGAACGCCACCGCCGCCCCCTCCGGCACGTTCGACACCGCCGACGGCCCGCTGAACATCGCGGCCAACAAGCAGGAGCAGTTCGCGACGCTCTGCCGCCTGGTGGGGCGCGAGGACCTGCTGACCGACGAGCGGTTCGCCGACCGCGACTCCCGCAAGCGGCACCGGGCCGC
This genomic stretch from Phytohabitans rumicis harbors:
- a CDS encoding branched-chain amino acid ABC transporter permease, which produces MQVTIQTFIGGLSLGAIYALVAMGFSLVYRTMGLVNFAHGNVVMIGAYFASTFYLSAKLPFAVAMVIALIVTGLIGIVIERVLRPLENKDFDLMLIGTIGFGIVLEALAIIIWGATGRAVRSPVPGAPLDVFGIRIRTYDLVVLAIAAAATAVLVLFLQRTKRGAAMQAVAMDHQAATAVGIHVGRSNAVAFMIGAGLAALAGGLVGPLLYVSPAMGGTLGIKGFAAAILGGFGSIPGAIVGGLAIGVLDSYAAGHFQGYSELVLFLVFTVIIMIRPTGIFGERTVNRA
- a CDS encoding ABC transporter substrate-binding protein — encoded protein: MSLLTRRRFAILSTVAAATLALPACSAPGEDEESGSSNDGPIKIAVVNAQSGQLSSLGAWELKGVKLAVDEWNKAGGINGRQIELGVFDDQGDPTVGTNLARKIASEGYIAMLGTAESAVTIAMAPILQQEEIPNITSGQSPGLVAVKSPFLFLNGPTSTTYDETLAKYIVDTKGLKNIAMITNNGSFGKGEHDAFTKALAARGVKPVTDQVVTNDQKDFSAALTNIRQKNPQVIFVGAEEVQSGLIVKQARDLGIKVPFAGAAPQGTPVFFDTAGAANVEGTIVSSPYLSNDIDDASRTFAAAYQAAHGEDAEMHGAKAYDGAQIMLTALKNSNVATGKALADAIRATKHQGLLGDFAYDDTGVGIFATSIGTITGGKLVAAAG
- a CDS encoding thiamine pyrophosphate-binding protein, encoding MTTGAEAMVAQLESYGVEVVFGLCGHTNIALLDALGRSKIRFVISRHEQAAAHAADGYARATGRPGVLLTHVGPGLTNAVTGVLTAALDSVPLVVISGDIPSYFYGRHPHQEVNLHADADQAAIFRPFVKRAWTVHRVEDLARCTERAFWTATSGRPGAVLLTVPMDHFSRPVTATPYPLVQDAEPPALAEGVADRIAAALVGARRPLVYLGGGLRRERGAAALRALVEHLDIPVAHSLMAKGAIPDEHPLVLGMTGFWGLDLTNEYAREADVVLALATRFAETDASSWDPRYTWRFPPSRLIQVDLDPAEIGRNYPVEIGAVADVNHAVEAIGTAVRARQPEPVCRPELRERIRAARTDLFAGSRERGRSDQFPLRPERILADLRAALPADAVLVTDVGWNKNGVAQCYELPAPGRFVTPGGASTMGFGPAAAVGVQIAQPERTVVALVGDGGMSAQLPAVPMAVEQGAPVIFVVMNNRSHGTISDLQASNFGRSFGCDFVGPDGEPYSPDFAAYGRACGADGYTVAAADELGAALRAAVSARRTAVLDVPMVNEPVPTPGHWNIKDIYQGVFER
- a CDS encoding aldehyde dehydrogenase family protein encodes the protein MPDSSVVEASCLVAGQWTATGEWSERTGPWVRRVVSKVRQADLDQVEAARAYARRGARAVARLAPADRADVLERAAALVATRRDEFARLLALELGKPVKDGGGEMDRVADTFAVCAAEARRIGGEVLPVAGWARGVGNTALTYRAPAGVALAITPFNAPANLLAHKLAASFAAGNSTIVKPPPQAPAVSAALVALLLEAGMPPEAVQVLHGGAQVGAALCAAPEVAVISFTGSAATGAAVARAAGAKRLVLELGGNAATIVCEDADIGYAARVCARTGYSNSGQSCISVQRVYVQRSRYDEFVGAFTDGVRTLVVGDPLDPATDVGSMVDDEAAERVVRWAAAAAAGGAVVTTGGKRDGATVTPTVVAGPPADAAVVTEEVFGALVSVLPYDDFDAVVETCNESRYGLQAGLFTHDVRRIVAAWRDLEVGGLVVNGSSNFRLDHVPFGGVKDSGFGRESPRHMVEEYTVVKTLMLRDISLWTGQKGQS